A portion of the Pseudarthrobacter defluvii genome contains these proteins:
- a CDS encoding DUF3566 domain-containing protein, which yields MSNSDSFPKPNSTVPDGNRPSAAPRVNAPVRPQQRPAAPAGAPGQRPAAPGQRPQQGDRPVQPGQRPFQGQQGQRPAPAGQRPAQGSSGQGTPGLVKPAPKAKVRRARLLVSKVDPWSVLKMAFLLSVALGIVTVVAAIVLWTVLDLTGIFDQVDSLLGTLAGSESGGFELKKVASLGQVASFATIIAVVNVVLLTALSMLSAVLYNISATLVGGIGVTLTDD from the coding sequence GTGAGTAATTCCGACTCATTTCCCAAGCCGAACAGTACTGTTCCCGACGGGAACCGGCCTTCAGCGGCACCCCGCGTGAACGCCCCCGTACGTCCGCAGCAACGCCCGGCAGCCCCTGCCGGCGCGCCAGGCCAGCGGCCCGCCGCCCCCGGCCAGCGCCCGCAGCAGGGCGACCGCCCCGTGCAGCCCGGCCAGCGTCCCTTCCAGGGACAGCAAGGACAACGCCCGGCACCGGCAGGACAACGCCCTGCACAGGGATCCTCCGGGCAGGGGACGCCCGGCCTGGTCAAGCCCGCTCCCAAGGCGAAAGTCCGCCGTGCGCGCCTGCTGGTCAGCAAGGTAGACCCCTGGTCCGTCCTGAAAATGGCGTTCCTGCTGTCCGTGGCACTGGGCATCGTCACCGTGGTGGCCGCCATCGTCCTGTGGACGGTCTTGGACCTGACCGGAATCTTCGACCAGGTGGACAGCCTCCTCGGCACGCTCGCCGGCTCTGAAAGCGGCGGTTTTGAACTGAAGAAGGTTGCCTCGCTGGGACAGGTGGCCTCATTCGCCACCATCATCGCCGTAGTCAACGTTGTGCTGCTGACGGCGCTGTCCATGCTTTCCGCCGTCCTCTACAACATTTCCGCCACCCTGGTGGGCGGTATCGGAGTAACCCTCACAGACGATTAG
- a CDS encoding DLW-39 family protein translates to MKKLLVLAAAIAGVLVYRKAQESEARKTVWSKSTDTVD, encoded by the coding sequence GTGAAGAAGTTGCTTGTATTGGCAGCGGCAATCGCAGGCGTCCTGGTCTACCGCAAAGCACAGGAGTCCGAAGCCCGGAAAACAGTTTGGAGCAAGTCGACCGATACGGTTGATTAG
- a CDS encoding DMT family transporter: protein MNFLFAALGVLGVASSGPLIAATLGATSVSALAIAFWRNAIGAAVMATPTLVRQPRQFGSITGREFRWSALAAVALALHFACFITSLQLTSVAAATALVCLQSAWIAVFQLMRGTRHRWQVLVGLGIAFGGVVAITGFDLGSSQQALMGDLLAMAGGALAGLYTLAGGKARQSMTTGTYTTLCYGMCAALVAVLALIGGQPLAGFEPAGWLGIAAITVCAQLVGHTAFNHLLATMSPLIVSMIILLEIPGAALLAAVFLHETLPAGTYAGLALILVGLAVVVLGQRSGRAGRRGAAPQEEPPSERLAELGTD, encoded by the coding sequence GTGAACTTCCTCTTCGCGGCCCTGGGCGTCCTGGGTGTTGCGTCGTCAGGCCCCTTGATCGCGGCCACCCTCGGTGCCACCAGCGTCAGCGCCCTGGCCATCGCCTTCTGGCGCAACGCCATCGGTGCAGCCGTCATGGCCACGCCCACCCTGGTCCGGCAGCCCCGCCAGTTCGGCAGCATCACCGGCCGTGAGTTCCGCTGGTCAGCGCTGGCCGCAGTCGCCCTTGCCCTGCACTTTGCCTGCTTCATCACCTCCCTCCAGCTGACCTCCGTGGCAGCGGCCACCGCCCTGGTATGCCTGCAGTCGGCGTGGATCGCGGTCTTTCAGCTGATGCGCGGCACCCGCCACCGCTGGCAGGTCCTGGTGGGACTTGGCATCGCCTTCGGCGGCGTCGTGGCCATCACGGGCTTCGACCTGGGATCCTCCCAGCAAGCCCTCATGGGAGACCTGTTGGCGATGGCCGGCGGTGCCTTGGCAGGTCTCTACACCCTGGCCGGGGGCAAGGCGCGGCAGAGCATGACCACCGGAACCTACACCACGCTTTGCTACGGCATGTGCGCGGCGCTGGTGGCCGTGCTGGCCCTGATCGGAGGCCAGCCCCTGGCCGGCTTCGAACCGGCCGGATGGCTCGGCATCGCTGCCATCACCGTCTGCGCGCAATTGGTGGGGCACACGGCCTTCAATCACCTGCTGGCCACCATGAGCCCGCTGATCGTCTCCATGATCATCCTGCTGGAAATCCCCGGAGCAGCCCTGCTGGCGGCCGTGTTCCTGCACGAGACCCTGCCTGCGGGCACGTATGCGGGGCTTGCCCTGATCCTGGTGGGACTCGCCGTCGTGGTCCTGGGACAAAGGAGTGGCAGGGCCGGCAGGCGCGGAGCGGCACCCCAGGAGGAGCCGCCGTCGGAGCGCCTCGCCGAGCTGGGGACTGACTAA
- a CDS encoding glycosyltransferase: MSANRSSGDAVNDAAIQLRVSIVIPAYNEESVIRQCLIAAIYQSVPAHEIIVVDNLSKDRTADIVRHMQLEYPESPIILLSQDREQGLIPTRNFGLDCATGDILGRIDADSIVEPDWVEQVQKAFGDPSVQAATGPVVYYDMPMRRFGLKADDKMRQLMLKLAKHQYHFLFGSNMALRASAWETIRAEACRDEKDEMHEDIDLSLHLADHELPVRYWPQMVSGMSARRLEDSPRDYRYYVTRFDRTYKAHNVKKMALKAPMVVFFSVYFPAKLLRAIHTVNTAQPMRRGGQ, encoded by the coding sequence ATGTCAGCCAATCGATCCTCTGGGGATGCCGTGAACGACGCAGCCATACAGCTCCGCGTGTCCATCGTTATCCCGGCGTACAACGAGGAGAGCGTGATCAGGCAGTGCCTCATCGCCGCCATCTACCAGTCAGTTCCTGCCCACGAGATCATTGTGGTGGACAACCTTTCGAAGGACCGGACCGCTGACATCGTCCGCCACATGCAGCTGGAATATCCGGAAAGCCCCATCATCCTTCTGAGCCAGGACCGGGAGCAGGGGCTTATCCCTACCCGGAACTTCGGGCTCGACTGCGCCACTGGAGACATCCTGGGACGCATTGACGCAGATTCCATCGTGGAACCGGACTGGGTGGAGCAGGTCCAGAAGGCGTTCGGCGATCCGTCTGTACAGGCCGCCACCGGCCCGGTGGTGTATTACGACATGCCAATGCGCCGCTTCGGGCTCAAGGCGGACGACAAAATGCGCCAGCTCATGCTGAAGCTCGCCAAGCACCAATATCATTTCCTCTTCGGCTCCAACATGGCCCTCCGTGCCAGTGCCTGGGAGACCATCCGCGCGGAGGCCTGCCGGGACGAGAAGGACGAAATGCACGAGGACATCGATCTGTCCCTGCACTTGGCCGACCACGAGCTTCCGGTGCGCTATTGGCCGCAGATGGTGTCCGGGATGTCCGCTCGCCGGCTGGAGGACTCACCGCGCGACTACCGCTACTACGTCACCAGGTTTGACCGGACCTACAAGGCCCACAACGTCAAGAAGATGGCGCTGAAGGCTCCCATGGTGGTCTTCTTCTCGGTGTATTTCCCGGCCAAGCTCCTCAGGGCCATCCACACGGTCAACACCGCGCAGCCGATGCGCCGCGGCGGACAGTAG
- a CDS encoding peptidylprolyl isomerase translates to MTAIATAKATIHTSLGDIVVNLFGNHAPKTVKNFVGLATGEQAWTHPETGEDKTGTPLYNGTIFHRIIKDFMIQAGDPLGRGTGGPGYRFDDEIHPELSFNQPYKLAMANAGIQMGKGTNGSQFFITTIPTDWLQGKHTIFGEVADEESKKVVDAIEGVRTGMGDRPVEDVTINSIDIEQL, encoded by the coding sequence ATGACTGCCATCGCAACTGCAAAAGCAACCATCCACACCAGCCTCGGCGACATCGTGGTTAACCTCTTCGGCAACCACGCGCCCAAGACGGTCAAGAACTTCGTGGGCCTTGCCACCGGCGAGCAGGCCTGGACCCACCCGGAAACCGGCGAGGACAAGACCGGCACCCCGTTGTACAACGGAACCATCTTCCACCGCATCATCAAGGACTTCATGATCCAGGCCGGCGATCCGCTGGGCCGTGGAACCGGCGGCCCCGGCTACCGCTTTGACGACGAAATCCACCCGGAACTGAGCTTCAACCAGCCCTACAAGCTCGCCATGGCCAACGCCGGCATCCAGATGGGCAAGGGCACCAACGGTTCACAGTTCTTCATCACCACCATTCCCACGGACTGGCTTCAGGGCAAGCACACCATCTTCGGTGAAGTGGCTGACGAGGAATCCAAGAAGGTCGTCGACGCCATCGAGGGCGTGCGCACCGGCATGGGCGACCGTCCTGTGGAAGACGTGACCATCAACAGCATCGACATCGAACAGCTGTAA
- a CDS encoding rhomboid family intramembrane serine protease, with protein sequence MSYGIPSAEPSAQVPVCPRHPDRPSYVRCQRCGRPACPDCQRAAAVGFQCVDCVNETQRATPEVRTVYGGAVATGKPMVTFGIIAACVVVYALQMLIPGDWVYKQFAYNNIFAAPQYGAFEPWRMITSAFLHSPDSLLHILLNMYTLWIFGQALEPILGRLRFLALYLISAFGGSVGYLLLNPLLVPGQGLVGLVGASGAIFGLFGAMLLVQRQRGGDTRQLWVLIAINGVIGFLIPHIAWQAHLGGLITGGLCAAVLAYAPRGRRRGLIQAMGLAGVFALLIAVTWVRVSL encoded by the coding sequence ATGAGTTACGGAATTCCGTCGGCTGAGCCGTCCGCCCAGGTTCCGGTCTGCCCCCGGCACCCGGACCGGCCGTCCTACGTGCGCTGCCAGCGCTGCGGGCGCCCGGCATGCCCCGACTGCCAGCGGGCGGCCGCCGTCGGATTCCAATGCGTTGACTGCGTCAACGAAACACAACGCGCGACGCCGGAGGTACGGACCGTCTATGGCGGCGCCGTTGCCACCGGCAAGCCAATGGTGACGTTTGGGATCATCGCTGCGTGCGTCGTTGTCTACGCACTGCAGATGCTCATTCCGGGCGACTGGGTGTACAAGCAGTTCGCCTACAACAACATCTTTGCCGCCCCGCAGTACGGCGCCTTCGAGCCCTGGCGGATGATCACGTCTGCTTTCCTCCACTCGCCGGACTCGCTCCTGCACATCCTCCTGAACATGTACACGCTCTGGATCTTCGGGCAGGCCCTGGAACCGATCCTGGGCCGACTGCGCTTCCTGGCGCTGTACCTCATCTCCGCGTTCGGCGGTTCTGTGGGCTACCTGCTGCTGAATCCCCTGCTGGTGCCCGGACAGGGCCTGGTTGGGCTGGTGGGCGCATCCGGTGCCATCTTCGGCCTTTTCGGTGCCATGCTCTTGGTCCAGCGGCAGCGCGGCGGAGATACCCGCCAGCTGTGGGTGCTGATCGCCATCAACGGCGTCATCGGTTTCCTGATCCCCCACATCGCCTGGCAAGCCCACCTGGGCGGCCTTATCACCGGGGGCCTCTGTGCCGCCGTCCTCGCCTACGCTCCGCGGGGGCGCCGCCGGGGCCTGATCCAGGCAATGGGCCTTGCCGGCGTATTTGCGCTGCTGATCGCCGTGACGTGGGTGCGGGTGTCTCTCTAG
- a CDS encoding carboxymuconolactone decarboxylase family protein — translation MSVTEHLYLDKQHPALWKAISGLGLKVQEAAEEAGIGRNLLELLNVRISQINGCAYCLDLHVRRAGEAGETSQRLAVLPAWRETSLFTDKERAALGLVESITELPDERAREQAEAVARHCLTAEEFSAVSWVAVTMNAFNRVSITSHHPVRRERS, via the coding sequence GTGAGCGTCACCGAGCATCTGTACCTGGACAAACAGCATCCAGCCCTCTGGAAGGCCATCAGCGGACTGGGCCTCAAGGTGCAGGAAGCGGCAGAAGAGGCGGGAATAGGGCGGAACCTGCTGGAGCTGCTCAATGTCCGCATATCCCAGATCAACGGCTGCGCCTACTGCCTGGACCTGCACGTGCGGAGGGCCGGAGAGGCGGGAGAGACTTCCCAGCGGCTGGCGGTACTGCCCGCATGGCGCGAAACCTCCTTGTTCACGGACAAGGAACGGGCGGCACTGGGGCTCGTGGAAAGTATCACGGAGCTCCCGGACGAACGTGCCAGGGAGCAGGCGGAGGCAGTCGCGCGGCACTGCCTTACGGCTGAAGAATTTTCTGCCGTGAGCTGGGTTGCCGTGACAATGAACGCCTTCAACCGGGTCTCCATCACCAGCCATCATCCAGTCAGGCGGGAGCGCTCGTAG
- a CDS encoding DNA-3-methyladenine glycosylase I, whose protein sequence is MAAGSAGVIVGEDGLARPAWAATDPLMRNYYDQEWGLPVTDEQGLYERICLEGFQAGLSWATILRKRPAFRAAFAGFDPEEVAVFTAADVERLLQDPGIIRNRLKIVAAVKNAQATLELRNDGGLVDFVWSFRPASTPRPQAITDIPTQSAESLALSKALRKRGFSFVGPTTMYALMEAVGMVDTHLLGSHRRGSSGSWPG, encoded by the coding sequence CTGGCTGCCGGGTCCGCCGGGGTGATCGTCGGCGAGGATGGCCTCGCCCGGCCTGCCTGGGCTGCGACAGATCCGCTCATGCGGAATTATTACGACCAGGAATGGGGGCTGCCCGTCACGGACGAGCAGGGCCTCTACGAACGGATCTGCCTTGAGGGCTTTCAGGCAGGGCTTTCCTGGGCCACCATCCTCCGGAAGCGCCCGGCTTTCCGCGCCGCCTTCGCCGGCTTCGATCCCGAGGAAGTGGCCGTGTTCACCGCCGCAGACGTGGAACGGCTGCTGCAGGACCCCGGGATCATCAGGAACCGGTTGAAGATTGTCGCCGCGGTCAAAAATGCCCAGGCCACCCTCGAGCTTCGGAACGACGGCGGACTGGTGGACTTTGTGTGGAGCTTCCGCCCGGCCAGCACGCCCAGGCCACAGGCAATCACCGATATCCCCACCCAGTCGGCAGAGTCCCTTGCCTTGTCCAAGGCGCTCCGCAAGCGTGGCTTCTCCTTTGTAGGACCCACCACCATGTATGCGCTGATGGAGGCCGTGGGAATGGTGGACACCCACCTCCTGGGCAGCCATCGCCGGGGATCCTCGGGCAGCTGGCCTGGGTAA
- a CDS encoding cell division protein CrgA has product MPESKPRKKTASTAQPASPQAYKPNPVWFKPVMFGLMIIGLLWIITFYISEGRFPVQAWQSWNIVAGFGIAIVGFLMTTRWRS; this is encoded by the coding sequence GTGCCCGAGTCAAAGCCTCGCAAGAAGACCGCCAGCACCGCCCAGCCGGCTTCCCCCCAGGCTTACAAGCCCAATCCCGTCTGGTTCAAGCCGGTCATGTTTGGCCTGATGATTATCGGCCTCCTGTGGATCATCACTTTTTACATCAGCGAGGGGCGGTTTCCGGTACAGGCCTGGCAGTCCTGGAACATCGTGGCCGGTTTTGGCATCGCCATCGTGGGGTTCCTGATGACCACCCGCTGGCGTTCCTAG